The Pseudonocardia broussonetiae DNA segment GGAGCGGGCAACGCTCTCACGACGCTGCAGGGCCTGCAGAAGGAGGAACTGGTCCGGATCGTCGATGCGGCCGTCCTGACGTGGCCCGCCGACCGCAAGAAGCCCAAGACCGAGCAGCTCCGCAACCTGACGGGCGCCGGCGCACTGGGCGGCGCCTTCTGGGGGATGCTGTTCGGGCTGATCTTCTTCGTGCCGTTCCTCGGCATGGCGGTCGGCGCGGCGATGGGGGCCCTGACCGGCGCGATGGCCGACGTGGGCATCGACGACGGCTTCATCCGGAGCGTCCGCGAGAAGGTCACACCGGGTACGTCGGCCCTGTTCGTGATGACGTCCGACACGGTGACC contains these protein-coding regions:
- a CDS encoding DUF1269 domain-containing protein; the protein is MATLTVWKFDTAEGAGNALTTLQGLQKEELVRIVDAAVLTWPADRKKPKTEQLRNLTGAGALGGAFWGMLFGLIFFVPFLGMAVGAAMGALTGAMADVGIDDGFIRSVREKVTPGTSALFVMTSDTVTDRVIESFRDSDPELISTNLSADQEAKLREAFEEEESERV